The following proteins are co-located in the Marinomonas profundi genome:
- a CDS encoding universal stress protein gives MMYNRILLAVDLTDESIKVANKAVALCKATGAELTILHVIESLNYAYGGDVPIDITDIQAQLQETAKERISILEAQLDVPVQESCITQGGIESEIHRIAEEKRVDLIVVGSHGRHGLALLLGSTANGVLHGAPCDVLAVKVVKDKD, from the coding sequence ATGATGTATAACAGAATTCTACTCGCTGTTGACCTAACCGATGAAAGTATCAAGGTTGCCAATAAAGCCGTCGCGTTGTGCAAAGCAACCGGCGCGGAACTTACCATACTTCACGTCATTGAGTCACTAAACTATGCCTATGGTGGCGATGTCCCTATTGACATCACCGACATACAGGCGCAACTACAGGAAACCGCCAAAGAGAGGATTTCCATACTAGAAGCTCAACTGGATGTCCCCGTTCAAGAGAGCTGCATCACACAAGGTGGAATTGAAAGCGAAATACATCGTATTGCCGAAGAAAAAAGAGTGGATCTTATTGTCGTGGGAAGCCATGGCCGTCACGGCCTTGCTCTGCTATTAGGCTCCACCGCCAATGGCGTACTGCACGGCGCTCCATGCGATGTACTGGCCGTTAAAGTAGTGAAAGACAAAGACTAA